From Lolium perenne isolate Kyuss_39 chromosome 5, Kyuss_2.0, whole genome shotgun sequence, a single genomic window includes:
- the LOC127301790 gene encoding protein disulfide isomerase-like 2-3: protein MRPAFLAALLLVASAASPAAALYSAGSPVLQLSPSNFKKVLNANGVVLVEFYAPWCGHCKQLTPTWEKAAGVLKGVATIAALDADAHKELAQQYGIQGFPTIKVFLPGKPPVDYTGGRDVKAIANFALSQVKALLRDRLDGKASSGKSSGGSSEKKTEKSESVELNSSNFDELVIKSKDLWIVEFFAPWCGHCKKLAPEWKRAAKNLKGQVKLGHVDCDSDKSLMSKYKVEGFPTILVFGADKESPLPYQGARVASAIESFALEQLEANSAPPEVHELTSSDVMEERCASAAICFVSFLPDILDSKAEGRNKYLELLLSVAEKFKKSPYSFVWAGAGKQADLEKQVGVGGYGYPAMVALTVKKGAYAPLRSAFQLAEITEFVKEAGKGGRGILPVDGALTVVQSEPWDGKDGEIIEEDEFSLEDLMGDDSTPKDEL from the exons ATGCGTCCGGCCTTCCTCgccgccctcctcctcgtcgcctcCGCGGCCTCCCCGGCCGCCGCACTCTACTCCGCCGGCTCCCCGGTCCTCCAGCTCAGCCCCAGCAACTTCAAGAAG GTGCTGAATGCGAACGGGGTGGTGCTGGTGGAGTTCTACGCGCCGTGGTGCGGACACTGCAAGCAGCTGACGCCCACTTGGGAGAAGGCCGCCGGCGTCCTCAAGGGCGTCGCCACAATCGCCGCGCTCGACGCCGACGCGCACAAGGAGCTCGCGCAG CAATATGGGATACAAGGATTTCCAACCATTAAAGTATTTCTCCCTGGTAAGCCACCAGTGGACTATACAGGAGGCAGAGACGTAAAGGCAATTGCAAATTTTGCTCTGTCACAG GTAAAGGCTCTTCTCAGAGATAGATTGGATGGTAAGgcttcaagtggcaaatcctctggcGGTTCAAGTGAGAAGAAAACTGAAAAAAGTGAATCAGTAGAATTGAATTCGAGTAACTTTGATGAACTTGTCATCAAAAGTAAAGATCTTTGGATTGTGGAGTTCTTTGCGCCGTG GTGTGGACACTGCAAGAAATTGGCTCCTGAATGGAAAAGGGCTGCGAAGAACTTAAAGGGCCAGGTGAAACTAGGCCATGTTGATTGTGACTCTGATAAG TCCCTGATGAGCAAGTACAAGGTAGAAGGCTTTCCAACTATTTTGGTATTTGGTGCTGACAAGGAGAGCCCGCTCCCCTACCAGGGGGCTAGAGTTGCATCTGCCATCGAGTCTTTCGCTTTGGAGCAGTTGGAAGCTAACTCTGCACCACCTGAAGTTCATGAGTTGACTAGCTCG GATGTAATGGAAGAGAGGTGTGCTTCTGCTGCCATTTGCTTCGTATCTTTCCTTCCAGACATCTTGGACTCAAAGGCAGAAGGGAGAAACAAGTACCTTGAGCTGCTACTATCTGTTGCCGAGAAATTTAAGAAGAGTCCATACAG TTTTGTCTGGGCAGGTGCTGGCAAGCAAGCTGATCTGGAGAAGCAGGTTGGAGTTGGTGGTTATGGCTATCCAGCCATGGTTGCTCTGACCGTGAAGAAAGGCGCATACGCTCCTCTCCGCAGTGCCTTCCAGCTCGCCGAAATCAC CGAGTTCGTGAAGGAGGCAGGGAAAGGCGGAAGGGGGATTCTTCCTGTCGACGGTGCCCTCACGGTTGTCCAGTCGGAACCATGGGACGGCAAGGACGGAGAGATCATCGAAGAGGACGAGTTCTCGCTTGAGGACCTCATGGGCGACGACTCTACACCTAAGGACGAGTTGTGA